One segment of Leguminivora glycinivorella isolate SPB_JAAS2020 chromosome 12, LegGlyc_1.1, whole genome shotgun sequence DNA contains the following:
- the LOC125232225 gene encoding transmembrane protein 223, with product MSLISLASVILRRSATYRTLLPCRHCIKINAPFSSVATKTVHEVNTNIVKDVILYKYENPKYFKYMNVFAVVQYMFWMYLGGFAFTALKDAPVDRSTITDDTPWYRRINLGDNKYRNTLGGIAVLVGTGSLAMIWMYTLKSVRYLILHKGGKHLSFVTYTPFGNNRIMKVPIENVCCKEARKNARVQLPLKVKNTWMHYMLDMKGEFKNPILFDATAGLARKW from the exons atgtcattaatttctttagCTTCAGTTATACTGAGGAGAAGTGCCACATACCGAACATTACTACCATGTCGTCACTGTATCAAGATAAACGCACCTTTCAGCTCGGTTGCAACAAAAACAGTTCACGAAGTCAACACGAACATTGTAAAAGACGTTATTCTGTATAAATATGAAAAtccaaaatattttaagtacatgAACGTGTTTGCAGTAGTGCAGTACATGTTTTGGATGTATTTGGGAGGATTTGCGTTCACGGCTTTGAAAGATGCACCCGTTGACCGGTCGACGATAACAGACGATACGCCGTGGTATAGAAGGATAAATCTTGGTGATAATAAGTACAGGAATACGCTTGGTGGGATAGCTGTGCTTGTTG GCACAGGCTCTCTAGCAATGATATGGATGTACACCCTAAAGTCTGTCCGTTACCTCATACTCCACAAAGGAGGCAAACACTTATCCTTCGTAACCTACACTCCGTTCGGTAACAACCGTATCATGAAGGTGCCTATAGAAAATGTCTGTTGCAAGGAAGCGAGGAAGAATGCCCGGGTCCAACTGCCGTTGAAGGTGAAGAACACTTGGATGCATTATATGTTGGATATGAAAGGGGAGTTTAAAAATCCTATTCTGTTTGATGCTACAGCTGGGTTGGCTAGGAAATGGTAA